In Gammaproteobacteria bacterium, a genomic segment contains:
- the pilV gene encoding type IV pilus modification protein PilV, which translates to MLDKPTIRTAKHAAGATMIEILVTVVILAVGLLGIAALQLTSKKSSFESVQRTTASMLAQGILEKMRANAGNIGGKADTPATYNPAQPLNVYAGTLENPAAAISAATFTSEPAPNCGGTGTPCSPLQLATHDLWEFQQALIGATVTDSLTQTANIGGLVSPIACIDSFVTEATTVGIPPKPTRAGRYRITIAWRGQTEISDPDPNNPCGQASGNYDGDTAGDNDHRRLIVVDTMIAQSDH; encoded by the coding sequence ATGTTAGACAAACCCACAATTCGGACAGCGAAACATGCGGCCGGCGCCACCATGATCGAAATCCTGGTGACCGTGGTGATTCTCGCGGTTGGCTTGCTCGGTATCGCCGCACTGCAACTGACATCGAAAAAATCCAGCTTTGAATCAGTTCAACGAACAACTGCTTCCATGCTCGCCCAAGGCATCCTGGAAAAAATGCGCGCCAACGCCGGCAATATTGGCGGCAAGGCAGACACCCCTGCCACCTATAACCCGGCCCAGCCATTGAATGTTTACGCGGGCACGCTGGAAAATCCGGCAGCCGCCATATCAGCTGCCACCTTCACCAGCGAGCCCGCGCCCAATTGTGGCGGCACCGGGACACCTTGTTCGCCATTACAACTGGCCACCCATGACCTATGGGAATTTCAGCAGGCACTCATCGGCGCCACGGTAACCGACAGCCTCACCCAGACAGCCAATATAGGTGGTCTCGTGTCTCCCATTGCGTGTATTGACAGTTTTGTAACCGAAGCTACAACTGTCGGCATACCACCGAAGCCAACTCGTGCGGGACGCTATCGCATCACCATTGCCTGGCGCGGACAAACGGAAATTTCTGACCCGGATCCAAACAATCCCTGCGGCCAGGCCAGCGGCAACTACGACGGCGATACTGCCGGCGACAACGATCACCGTCGCCTGATAGTTGTTGACACCATGATTGCACAATCGGATCACTGA
- a CDS encoding PilW family protein produces MMNTRTPPITYQSGLTLIELMIAVTLGLMLIAAVMGVLLSSNQNYRQDDDLGRMQENGRFIMHKLDEEFGMAGYWGGATYAGGIDKSGITFPTQCGFSLDPANPDTPVITGATPGAFGTCVNFHKTGTPIFVFKRAKGSSAATQVAGNPYIISNDYNARLRIHSPGDVATEPAANEKAREYLINMYYIKDRNKNNDPVPTLYMRRLEIVGGAPQLVEYEAAEGIENIVVNFGIDVNKDGIADYFNDAPTTVELKKAVTARIFILARASGQDVTHKDDIIYNLGTVQVNGNGDQYRRRLFTKTVVMRNTAYMAQLN; encoded by the coding sequence ATGATGAACACACGCACGCCACCTATAACATACCAGTCAGGCCTGACCCTGATTGAGCTCATGATTGCCGTCACCCTCGGGCTTATGCTGATTGCGGCTGTTATGGGCGTCTTGCTCAGCTCAAACCAAAACTATCGCCAGGATGATGACCTGGGTCGCATGCAGGAAAACGGCCGCTTTATCATGCACAAGCTGGACGAAGAATTTGGCATGGCCGGCTACTGGGGTGGCGCCACTTACGCCGGCGGCATTGACAAGTCCGGTATTACCTTTCCGACCCAGTGCGGCTTCAGCCTGGACCCAGCCAACCCGGATACACCGGTAATCACCGGCGCCACCCCGGGCGCTTTCGGTACGTGCGTGAACTTCCACAAGACGGGGACACCTATATTTGTGTTCAAGCGCGCCAAGGGCTCTTCTGCCGCGACCCAGGTTGCAGGCAACCCCTATATCATCAGCAATGACTACAACGCCCGGTTGCGCATACATAGTCCCGGCGATGTTGCTACTGAACCGGCTGCCAATGAAAAGGCCCGTGAATACCTGATCAACATGTATTACATCAAGGATCGCAACAAGAACAATGACCCGGTTCCAACCTTGTATATGCGTCGCCTGGAAATTGTCGGCGGCGCCCCACAACTCGTGGAATACGAGGCTGCCGAGGGAATCGAAAATATCGTTGTCAATTTTGGCATTGATGTGAACAAGGATGGTATTGCCGACTATTTCAACGACGCACCGACCACCGTTGAGCTCAAAAAGGCAGTAACTGCACGCATCTTTATTCTTGCACGTGCCAGTGGCCAGGATGTTACTCACAAGGACGATATCATCTACAACCTCGGCACTGTCCAGGTGAACGGAAATGGCGACCAGTATCGGCGCCGGCTGTTCACAAAAACTGTTGTGATGCGCAACACCGCGTACATGGCCCAATTGAACTAG
- a CDS encoding pilus assembly PilX N-terminal domain-containing protein produces the protein MNTTQQGAALLTALIILVAVTLLSLASLGTSLLQLRMSGNEEMSMQAFELAQAGIDYTVSNHENMVTVVGDIGFIRCTSNYTDTCHENSTLTIPLQAPFLDSGNTNKHSLAIEKVSEGFCPPRGMDLSCDKAKAAAFTIRSRYNKVALGQGLSDITQGFIKPVPSNGAPPIEPITASNN, from the coding sequence GTGAATACAACCCAACAGGGTGCAGCGCTGTTAACGGCGCTGATTATACTGGTCGCGGTTACCCTGCTCAGTCTCGCATCTCTAGGCACCAGCCTGTTACAGCTTCGCATGTCCGGTAACGAGGAAATGTCCATGCAGGCCTTTGAGCTGGCGCAGGCAGGAATTGATTACACGGTCAGCAATCACGAAAACATGGTTACCGTTGTCGGCGATATCGGCTTTATTCGGTGTACGTCCAATTACACCGACACCTGCCACGAAAACTCGACATTAACCATCCCGCTGCAGGCCCCGTTTCTGGATAGTGGTAATACCAACAAGCATTCCCTGGCTATCGAAAAGGTATCCGAAGGTTTTTGTCCACCTCGTGGCATGGATTTGAGTTGTGACAAGGCCAAGGCCGCAGCCTTCACCATCCGCAGCCGCTATAACAAGGTAGCACTGGGGCAAGGACTTTCAGACATTACCCAGGGTTTTATAAAACCGGTTCCCTCAAACGGGGCGCCGCCTATTGAACCTATTACCGCTTCAAACAACTAG